Part of the Abditibacteriota bacterium genome is shown below.
GTCCACTCTGGCTTCGTGGACGGACCTGCCGTCTATCACCGAGTCGGGCCGGGCAAAATAGATGTATTCAAAGACGCACAGCCGCTTGTGTTCCCGGCCGCAGTGCTCCCGGCGGGAGTGGATGCCGTCGGGGCCGAAGATGAGTATCTCCCCGGGCTCCAGGTCCCGGATGAATTTGGCTCCCACCGCAGTGAGAGCGCAGCTCTCGGAGGCGGCCACGTAGATGCCGTCCTCGGTCATGCCGTAGCACAGGGGCCTGTAGCCTCTGGGGTCCCTGGCGCAGATGAGCTTTTGGGGGGACATGAGTATCAGGGAATAGGCTCCCTCCAGAGTGTTCATGGCCCGGCTGAGGGCTTCTTCTATGCTGGGGGCGGTCAGCCGTTCCTTGGTGACTATGTAGGCTATGATCTCGGTGTCGCTGGTGGAGTGGAAAATGGCCCCCGACAGCTCCAGCCCGCTCCTCAGCTCCGCCGCGTTGGACAGGTTGCCGTTGTGGGCCAGGGCCATACGGCCCTTTTGGTGGTTGACCTCTATGGGCTGGCAGTTGCTGCGGGCGGAAGCTCCCGTGGTGCCGTAGCGGGTGTGGGCTACGGCCATGGTGGCCTGAGGCATGTCGGGAGGCGCGGGAAACACCTCTCTCACCAGGCCCGTGTCCTTGCGGGACACGAATATGCCGTCGTCGTTCACCACGATGCCGCAGCTTTCCTGGCCTCTGTGCTGCAGGGAATACAGGCCGTAGTAGCACATAGAGGCCGCGTCTATGGGCTTGGGGGCTATGAGCCCGAACACCCCGCATTCTTCGTGGATACTCATTCTTTTCTGTCCTTTGCGCGTTCGGCGGCGGCGCCTATGAAGCCCTTAAACAGGGGATGGGGCCGGTTTGGCCGGCTCTTGAACTCGGGATGGAACTGCACGCCCAGATAAAAGGGCATATCACTGAGCTCCACGGTCTCCACCAGCCTGCCGTCCGGGGACAGGCCGCTGAGGGTCAGGCCCGCCTCTTCCAGGGTCTGGCGGTAATCGTTGTTGAACTCGTAGCGGTGGCGGTGTCTTTCGCTGATATTCCGGCTGCCGTAGCAGCGCTCCATCACGGTGCCGGGCTTGATGACGCAGGGATAGGCCCCCAGCCGCAGGGTGCCGCCCTTGTCCGTGTCCTCGGTCTGGCCGGGCATAAAGTCTATGACCTTGTGGGGGCAGTCGGGGTCAAACTCTCCGGAGTCCGCGTCCTTCAGCCCCGCCGCGTTGCGGGCAAACTCTATGACGGCTATCTGCATGCCCAGACAGATGCCGAAGAAGGGCACCCGTTTCTCCCGGGCGTATTTGGCGGACAGGACCATACCCTCGGTGCCTCTGCTGCCAAAGCCTCCCGGCACTATGATGCCGTCCATGCCTCCCAGCATCAGCTCGGCGGTGCAGGGAGTGATCTGCTCCGAGTCGATCCAGTTGATATTCACGTGGGCGTTGTGGTAGTAGCCGGCGTGGTGCAGGGCCTCCGCCACGGACAGATAGGCGTCGTGGAGCCCCACGTATTTGCCCACCAGCCCTATCTCCAGAGTGTTGGAGGAAGCGTAGTTCATGCGGTTCACCAGCTCCTTCCACTCGGTCAGGTCGGCGGGAGGCGCGTCTATGCCCAGCTCCCGGCAGACTATGTCGGAAAAGCGGCTGGCCTCCAGCATGAGCGGAGCCTCATAGAGGTTGGACAGGGTCATATTTTCTATCACCTGGTCCGGCTTCACGTTGCAAAAGAGGGCTATCTTTTTGAAGATGCTCTTTTCCAGAGGGCGGTCGCAGCGCAGGACTATGATGCTGGGCTTGATGCCCATGCCCTGCAGCTCCTTGACGCTGTGCTGGGTGGGCTTGGTCTTGTGCTCCTCGGAGCCGCTCAAAAACGGCACCAGGGTCACGTGGATGAACAGGCTGTTTTCCCTGCCCACTTCCAGGGATATCTGGCGCACGGCCTCGATGAAGGGCTGGGACTCTATGTCGCCGATGGTGCCCCCTATCTCGGTGATCACCACG
Proteins encoded:
- a CDS encoding amidophosphoribosyltransferase, with translation MSIHEECGVFGLIAPKPIDAASMCYYGLYSLQHRGQESCGIVVNDDGIFVSRKDTGLVREVFPAPPDMPQATMAVAHTRYGTTGASARSNCQPIEVNHQKGRMALAHNGNLSNAAELRSGLELSGAIFHSTSDTEIIAYIVTKERLTAPSIEEALSRAMNTLEGAYSLILMSPQKLICARDPRGYRPLCYGMTEDGIYVAASESCALTAVGAKFIRDLEPGEILIFGPDGIHSRREHCGREHKRLCVFEYIYFARPDSVIDGRSVHEARVDAGRALARINPPDADLVIGVPDSGLDAAVGYSRESGVPYGIGLIKNKYIGRTFIAPGGRLNKVRIKLSAVEPVVRGKKLVLIDDSIVRGTTSRRIVAMLREAGAREIHMRVSAPPFLYPCYYGTDIDSQENLIACNHTVEETARLIGADSLEYLPLESLRELAGSDGYCSSCFDGVYHTQVPKDTRKDRFEQKLSEKNK
- a CDS encoding CTP synthase, with product MTKYIFVTGGVVSGLGKGITAASLGRLLKTRGLKVAAQKLDPYINVDPGTMSPFQHGEVYVTEDGAETDLDLGHYERFIDEDLNKFSNLTSGKVYWNVLNKERSGEYLGSTVQVIPHITNEIKEFVYSVGKKTAADVVITEIGGTIGDIESQPFIEAVRQISLEVGRENSLFIHVTLVPFLSGSEEHKTKPTQHSVKELQGMGIKPSIIVLRCDRPLEKSIFKKIALFCNVKPDQVIENMTLSNLYEAPLMLEASRFSDIVCRELGIDAPPADLTEWKELVNRMNYASSNTLEIGLVGKYVGLHDAYLSVAEALHHAGYYHNAHVNINWIDSEQITPCTAELMLGGMDGIIVPGGFGSRGTEGMVLSAKYAREKRVPFFGICLGMQIAVIEFARNAAGLKDADSGEFDPDCPHKVIDFMPGQTEDTDKGGTLRLGAYPCVIKPGTVMERCYGSRNISERHRHRYEFNNDYRQTLEEAGLTLSGLSPDGRLVETVELSDMPFYLGVQFHPEFKSRPNRPHPLFKGFIGAAAERAKDRKE